The window GGCGTCGCGTTCCCCGGCATGCGGGCGGCGCCGCCCATGACCACGACCCGGCCCACTCCGGCGAGCGCCTCCCGATCGCGGCCCAGCGCGCGGGCCAGATTCGTCAGCGGGCCCAGGGCCACGACGGTGAGGGCCCGGCCATGCTTTCGCGCCAGGGAGACAATCGCCTCATCGGCCGGCGCGGGCGAAGATGGGGCCAGCCGGGGTGCCCCCCGCCCGCCCGCGAACAGATCGCCCAGACCGCTTCGGCCGTGGATGGCGTAGGATATCCGGTGATCGATCCGCCCGCCTCGAAGGGGCAGCGGCGCGCCCGGATGCACCGGCGGGGGGGCGGGCAGCCCCTCCAGAGAGGAGGCAAAATACCCCAGGGCGCGCCGGGCGTTCACAAAAGCAGCCTTGGCGGTCACATTTCCCTGCACGGTGGTGACGGCCAGGACTTCCAACTCAGGGGAAGCGAGCGCCAGGGCAAGCGCCAGGGCATCGTCCACCCCCGGATCGCAGTCGATCAGGATCTTTTTCTTCAAGCCGCCACCTGTCATCACGTATCCTCCGGAATGTACATATTTGGATATTTCCATAATATTACATCCATATAATTACATTTTCGAAATTTCGTATACAAATTGCCGTTGTTTTGGGAAACCTTCGTGCATGTCAGATAACATAATATAATTCAATTATTTACACTTAATTTTCCATGAAAATTGTTGACAATTTCAGTCAGTTTGTATAGAAGTGTCTTTTCGCCGCTGTGCGCTACTTTCCAAAGGCATGAAGAGATTGGGACTCCCTCTTCGGTGCCGTTTTTTTTTGAAAAGGGCCGGAAATAGACCATAAGATGAGTATCTCCACTTCTAAGAAACGGCTGGTTGCGGCCATCGACATCGGCGGAACCTTCACCGACATCGTCATTTATAATCCCGCCTCGGGGAAAACCGCGGTCGGAAAATATCTGACCACCCCGAGCGATCCCTCCATCAGCGCGCTGGCCGGTTTGCGCACCCTTCTCGAGGAGGAGGGACTCCGCTTCCGGGATCTGGGCCAGGCGATTCACGCCACCACCCTCGCAACGAACGCCATCATCGAGCGAAAGGGTGCCCGGACCGGCCTGCTGACGACCAAAGGCTTCCAGGACATCCTGCTGATGGGCCGGGAGTCGCGCTACGACATCTACGACCTGATACCCGACTATCCCGAGCCGCTGGTCCCCGGCCCTCTCCGGCGTGAGCTGACCGAGCGCATCTCGGCGAACGGCACCGTCCTCCAGCCCCTCAGCACCCAGGAAGTGAAGGTCACCATTCAGGAGCTGGTGGACAAGGGTGCCGAATCCATCGCGGTCTGCCTTCTTCATTCCTACCTGAACCCGGAACACGAAGAAAGCGTGGGACAGGCCATCGCCGAATCTTTCCCGCAGATCAGCGTCAGCCTCTCGGCCAACGCCTGCCCGGAGATCCGCGAGTACGAGCGGACCTCTACCACCGTCGCGAACGCCTACATCCAGCCCATCGTCGCGCGCTACCTCGCAGATCTGGAAACCAATCTCGAGAACGTCTCCCTCAACATCATGCTTTCCAACGGCGGAATCTGCACCGCCAAGGCGGCGGAAAAAAACCCGATCCGCATGTTCGAATCCGGCCCCGCCGCCGGCGCCCTGGCGGCCGCCTATTTCGGCCAGCTCAGCGGCGTGGGCGATCTGATTGCCTTCGACATGGGCGGCACCACGGCCAAGGCCTGCCTCATCGAACACGGCATACCGCTCATCACCTTTCAGTTCGAGATCGCCCGCCGGAACCGCCTGAAGAAAGGCAGCGGCCTTCCCATCCAGGTGCCGTGCATCGATCTCATTGAGGCCGGCGCGGGGGGCGGAAGCATCGCCCGGATCGATCAGTTGGGTCTCCTCAAGGTCGGCCCCGACAGCCAGGGGGCATCACCCGGGCCGGCCTGCTACGGTCTGGGCGGCGAGGAGCCGACCGTAACGGACGCCAACGTCCTTCTCGGCTACATCGATCCGCAGTTCTTCCTGGGCGGTGAGATGGAAATCTTCCCCGAGGCGGCCTCTGAAGTCATCCGCCGGAAAATCGCGGAGCCCCTGAAAATCGAAGAAGTGCAGGCGGCATGGGGCATTCACGAGTTGGTGAACGAAACCATGGCCTCCTCCACCCGGATCCAGCTCTCCGAGCGTGGCAAGGACCCGCGGAACTACGCCCTGGTTTCGACCGGCGGCGCGGGACCCGTGCACGCCTTCCGGCTGGCGCGCAAGGTGGGCCTCAAAAAGATCATCTGCCCGCCTGGGGCGGGCCTGGCCTCCAGCCTGGGCCTGCTCACCGTGCCCTACAAGGTGGACACGGTGGACAGCTACGTTTCGTCGCTGGAGGACGTGGATCTCAACAAGCTCAACGCGCTGCTGATTGAGCGGGAGAAAAGCTGCCACGCCATTCTCAAGGCCGCCGGGATCCGCGAGCGGGACATTCAAGTCCAACGGATGGCGGACATCAGCTTCCGCGGGCAGGGCTATCCCATCACCATTCCGATCCCCACGGGCAAGCTGACCTCCGGCCATCTCGCGATCATCGAGAAAAACTACCGGGAGCATTACGCCAATGTTCACGGAAGGGCGATTCACGATGTGCCGCTCCGCGTCTACAGCTGGCGGATTTTCAGCCAGGGCCCCGATCCCAAGGTCAGCTTCAGGTTTTCGAACCTCTCAAAGAGAAGCGGCCGGAACCCTCTCAAGGGAACCCGGCGAATCTACCTTCCCGAAACCAAGGGATTCCGGAAGGTGAACGTTTACGACAGGTATCTGCTGCGGCCCGGCCAAAAATTCAAGGGGCCGGCCCTTGTGGAGGAGAGCGTCACCACCGCCGTTATCGGCCCGCGCTCCTCCTTCTACGTCGACAAAAGCCAGAACCTGATCATCGATCTATAGGAGAAATCGAATGGTTCGAAAGGGGATCGACGCGATCACCCTGGAAGTTCTTTGGAGCCGGCTCATCGCCATCGCGGAGGAGGCCGCCACCGAAATCGTGCGCACCTCTTTTTCCACGACGGTGCGCGAGGCCCAGACCTTCGCCCTGGTGCTCCTCGACACCAAGGGAAATTCCATCGCCCAGGCGGGCTCGACCATGCCCAGCTACGTCGGGGCGCTGCCGATTACGGCCAAGAACCTCCTGAAAATCTTTCCCCCCGAGAGCTTCCGGCCGGACGACCTGGTCCTCACCAACGACCCCTGGATGGGGACCGGCCATCTGCAGGACATCAGCTCGCTGACCCCGATCTTCCACAAGAAGAATATCATCGGCTTCACCGGCATCACCACCCACGTGACCGACATGGGCGGAAAGCTCCGCTCGCCGGAGGTGCGGGAGATTTACGAGGAGGGCCTCCAACTTCCAGCGTGCAAATACGTTTCAGAGGGCGAAGTCAATCCCGACATCTTGCGGATCATCCGAGCGAACGTCCGCGTACCCGAGCTGGTCGAGGGCGATCTGATCTCCCACATGGTGGCCGGCAAGCTCGCCTCCAAGCGGGTGCAGGAGATGCTCGAGGAATACAAACTGCGCGACCTCGATGCCATCGCCTCGACGATTTACCAGCGCTCTGAAAACGCGATGCGC is drawn from bacterium and contains these coding sequences:
- a CDS encoding nucleoside hydrolase, with product MTGGGLKKKILIDCDPGVDDALALALALASPELEVLAVTTVQGNVTAKAAFVNARRALGYFASSLEGLPAPPPVHPGAPLPLRGGRIDHRISYAIHGRSGLGDLFAGGRGAPRLAPSSPAPADEAIVSLARKHGRALTVVALGPLTNLARALGRDREALAGVGRVVVMGGAARMPGNATPAAEFNIHCDPEAAARVLGCGAPLTLVGLDVTRLALLPWRHLAGGGPFRRALRDLTRPYAAFSRRHRGRDAITLHDPLALAVAIRPDLVACERRAVEVDCGAGPARGMTVVDLRAEASRGGKGGIDVALGLREKAFMSFFMAHLRRFRGWNSG
- a CDS encoding hydantoinase/oxoprolinase family protein, whose product is MSISTSKKRLVAAIDIGGTFTDIVIYNPASGKTAVGKYLTTPSDPSISALAGLRTLLEEEGLRFRDLGQAIHATTLATNAIIERKGARTGLLTTKGFQDILLMGRESRYDIYDLIPDYPEPLVPGPLRRELTERISANGTVLQPLSTQEVKVTIQELVDKGAESIAVCLLHSYLNPEHEESVGQAIAESFPQISVSLSANACPEIREYERTSTTVANAYIQPIVARYLADLETNLENVSLNIMLSNGGICTAKAAEKNPIRMFESGPAAGALAAAYFGQLSGVGDLIAFDMGGTTAKACLIEHGIPLITFQFEIARRNRLKKGSGLPIQVPCIDLIEAGAGGGSIARIDQLGLLKVGPDSQGASPGPACYGLGGEEPTVTDANVLLGYIDPQFFLGGEMEIFPEAASEVIRRKIAEPLKIEEVQAAWGIHELVNETMASSTRIQLSERGKDPRNYALVSTGGAGPVHAFRLARKVGLKKIICPPGAGLASSLGLLTVPYKVDTVDSYVSSLEDVDLNKLNALLIEREKSCHAILKAAGIRERDIQVQRMADISFRGQGYPITIPIPTGKLTSGHLAIIEKNYREHYANVHGRAIHDVPLRVYSWRIFSQGPDPKVSFRFSNLSKRSGRNPLKGTRRIYLPETKGFRKVNVYDRYLLRPGQKFKGPALVEESVTTAVIGPRSSFYVDKSQNLIIDL